A portion of the Gossypium arboreum isolate Shixiya-1 chromosome 8, ASM2569848v2, whole genome shotgun sequence genome contains these proteins:
- the LOC108469513 gene encoding protein VAPYRIN-like, whose protein sequence is MDRLISLEPSNLVVIGVEPGQKCSGQLTLRNVMYTMPVAFRIQPRNKDRYTVKPLTGIVAPLGTVTVEIVYHLPLGSFLPDSFPCSDDSFLLHSVVVPGAAIKGSMSSFDAVPNDWFTTKKKQVFVDTGIKIMFVGSPVLAQLVMDGSMDDVREVLDRSDPAWNPANSVDQQGETLLHIAIAQSRPDIVQLLLEFEPDIELRSRLGSTPLEAAAGSGEELIVELLLAHKASTERSELSSWGPIHRAAVGGHVEVLRLLFLKGANVDALSKDGNTALHLAVEERRKDCIRLLLANGSKPDVRNTKEGDTPLHIAAGLGDEQIVKLLLQKGANKDIRNKTGKTAYDVAAEYGHVRLFDALKLGDSLCFAARKGEVRSIQRLIENGAAINGRDQHGWTALHRASFKGRIDAVKTLIDKGIDIDLKDEEGYTALHCAVESAHTDVVELLVKKGADVEARTKKGVTALQIADSLHYAGISRILIHGAATKDGMPRSTLPVSVPFGNGKSGKEIETKTAPLKRRNSRMRGLRGSFDRSLPLAVV, encoded by the coding sequence ATGGATAGGCTTATTTCTTTAGAGCCATCTAACCTTGTTGTTATCGGGGTTGAACCAGGCCAGAAATGTTCCGGCCAGCTCACGCTTCGCAACGTTATGTACACGATGCCGGTCGCGTTTCGGATCCAACCGAGGAATAAGGACCGGTACACGGTGAAGCCGCTCACGGGAATTGTAGCGCCACTCGGGACGGTAACTGTGGAGATTGTGTATCATCTCCCTCTAGGTTCGTTTCTTCCGGATTCGTTCCCTTGCAGTGATGATTCTTTCCTCTTGCATAGCGTGGTGGTTCCAGGAGCTGCGATCAAGGGTTCGATGTCGAGTTTCGATGCCGTTCCGAATGATTGGTTTACGACGAAGAAGAAACAAGTGTTTGTTGATACTGGTATCAAGATCATGTTTGTTGGTTCACCTGTTTTGGCTCAACTTGTTATGGATGGTTCCATGGACGATGTAAGAGAAGTACTGGACCGGAGTGACCCGGCGTGGAATCCAGCCAATTCAGTTGATCAACAGGGAGAAACCTTACTCCATATTGCGATAGCTCAGAGCAGACCTGATATTGTTCAATTACTGCTTGAATTCGAGCCCGATATTGAGCTTCGTAGCCGGTTAGGTTCGACCCCGCTTGAGGCCGCTGCAGGGAGTGGTGAAGAATTGATTGTTGAGCTTTTGTTGGCACATAAGGCTAGCACAGAACGGTCCGAGTTGTCTAGTTGGGGTCCGATTCACCGAGCGGCGGTGGGTGGCCATGTCGAGGTACTCCGACTTCTTTTTCTTAAAGGGGCTAATGTTGATGCCCTTTCAAAGGATGGCAACACAGCCTTACATCTAGCAGTTGAGGAAAGAAGAAAAGATTGCATCCGTCTACTATTAGCCAATGGCTCGAAACCAGATGTTCGCAATACGAAAGAGGGTGACACTCCGTTACATATCGCGGCCGGATTAGGAGACGAGCAAATCGTGAAGTTGTTGCTTCAAAAGGGAGCAAACAAAGATATtcggaacaaaacaggtaaaacTGCCTATGATGTTGCGGCCGAATACGGTCACGTACGACTTTTTGACGCGCTCAAGCTTGGTGACAGCTTGTGTTTCGCTGCTCGAAAAGGTGAAGTGAGATCCATCCAAAGGCTGATCGAAAACGGTGCGGCAATCAACGGAAGAGATCAACATGGATGGACAGCCTTACATAGAGCCTCGTTCAAAGGAAGAATCGATGCCGTAAAGACACTGATCGATAAGGGAATTGACATCGACTTAAAAGACGAAGAGGGATACACTGCTTTGCATTGTGCTGTCGAGTCGGCCCATACTGATGTGGTAGAATTGTTGGTAAAGAAAGGAGCAGATGTGGAAGCAAGGACTAAAAAAGGTGTTACCGCCCTGCAAATTGCAGATTCATTACACTATGCTGGCATTAGCAGGATACTAATCCATGGCGCTGCAACAAAAGATGGTATGCCTCGATCTACTTTGCCAGTTTCGGTACCATTCGGAAATGGAAAATCgggaaaagaaattgaaacaaagacaGCACCGTTGAAGAGGAGAAACTCAAGGATGAGAGGCTTGCGCGGTAGCTTCGATAGATCATTACCATTGGCAGTGGTATAG
- the LOC108470299 gene encoding ubiquitin-conjugating enzyme E2 2-like produces MSTPARKRLMRDFKRLQQDPPAGISGAPQDNNIMFWNAVIFGPDDTPWDGGTFKLTLQFMEDYPNKPPTVRFVSRMFHPNIYADGSICLDILQNQWSPIYDVAAILTSIQSLLCDPNPNSPANSEAARMFSENKREYNRRVREIVEQSWTAD; encoded by the exons ATGTCAACCCCAGCAAGGAAGAGGCTGATGAGAGACTTCAAGAGACTACAGCAAGATCCACCTGCTGGTATTAGTGGGGCTCCTCAAGATAATAATATCATGTTTTGGAACGCTGTAATTTTTGG GCCTGATGATACTCCTTGGGATGGCG GTACGTTCAAGCTGACTTTGCAGTTCATGGAGGATTATCCAAATAAGCCTCCAACCGTTCGGTTTGTCTCACGGATGTTTCATCCAAATA TCTATGCAGATGGGAGTATTTGTCTCGATATTTTACAAAATCAGTGGAGTCCTATATATGATGTTGCCGCTATACTCACTTCGATTCAG TCTCTTCTTTGTGATCCGAACCCGAACTCTCCAGCAAACTCGGAAGCGGCTCGTATGTTTAGTGAGAATAAGCGGGAATACAACCGAAGAGTGCGTGAAATAGTGGAGCAGAGCTGGACTGCTGACTGA
- the LOC108467908 gene encoding FH protein interacting protein FIP2-like: MMRHSDLSSLIRLNIGGKKFCTTIDTLTCREPDSMLAAMFSGRHTVCQDAEKGYVFVDRDGKHFRHILNWLRDGVVPTLTDSDYSELIREAEYYQLLGLIEGINSTLNKRKDDEDSCAELTRTDIIKCIQSERVRFRGIDLSALDLSKLDLSSVDFSFACLKNVFFSRANLQCAKFQDVDAEGSIFHNATLRECEFTGANLRGALLAGANLQSANLQDACLIGCSFCGANLRSAHLQNADLTDANLEGANLEGANLKGAKLSNANLKGANLQRAYLRHVNLRDTHLEGAKLDGANLLGAIR, encoded by the exons ATGATGAGACATTCCGATTTGTCCTCCCTTATTCGACTCAACATCG GTGGGAAGAAATTTTGTACTACTATTGATACATTGACCTGTCGTGAGCCTGATTCCATGTTGGCTGCTATGTTTAGTGGTCGACATACAGTATGTCAGGATGCTGAGAAG GGATATGTCTTTGTTGATAGGGATGGTAAGCATTTCCGGCATATTCTAAACTGGTTAAGGGATGGTGTTGTTCCTACATTGACAGATTCTGATTATTCAGAGCTCATACGAGAGGCAGAATATTACCAGTTACTT GGACTGATAGAAGGAATTAATTCTACTCTTAATAAGAGGAAGGATGATGAAGACTCTTGTGCGGAATTGACGCGTACTGATATCATCAAGTGCATACAATCTGAAAGAGTTAGATTTCGAGGAATTGATCTTTCTGCTCTTGATCTCTCTAAGTTG GATCTTTCATCTGTGGATTTCAGCTTTGCATGTCTTAAAAATGTGTTCTTTTCACGGGCAAATCTTCAGTGTGCAAAATTTCAG GATGTGGATGCCGAGGGCTCCATCTTTCACAATGCAACTTTGCGTGA GTGTGAATTTACTGGTGCAAATCTTCGTGGGGCTTTACTAGCTGGTGCTAATCTTCAAAGTGCAAATCTTCAAG ATGCTTGCTTGATAGGTTGTAGCTTTTGTGGGGCTAATCTCCGTTCTGCACACTTGCAG AATGCTGATCTTACTGATGCCAACTTAGAGGGAGCTAATCTTGAAGGAGCCAATTTGAAG GGTGCAAAATTAAGTAATGCCAACCTGAAGGGTGCGAACCTCCAAAGGGCTTATTTAAGACATGTTAATCTTCGTGATACA CATTTGGAAGGTGCTAAGCTTGATGGTGCCAACTTACTTGGAGCAATCAGgtga
- the LOC108467944 gene encoding uncharacterized protein LOC108467944, with the protein MERKHLSSIANHVLRTTAQELGTSVEHLVEEFEAGWNPEVGDYSRKLMEFCSSKALINLCQNIEERLNNGSYSRFTYDMMLAWENPSGALLEKPQAENEDSKISVNLPPEQDDIPLFYSDLMPLLVNDEPSVGEDAFVWLGSLVPLVADIVNGRFTFETLTAPTGNRLFFPAYDKFLKEIDNFMKHLQKQATPKGVELADDEYILHVEGTATTQRVVRHIEGTSWPGRLTLTNHALYFEASGVLTYDDALKIDLSRDIEHGVKPAATGPWGAPLFDKAIIYESPEFQEGVLLEFPEMTSSTRRDHWLALTKEVLLMHKFLSKFKAESPIQAWEMHARTILSIIRLHAAREMLRICPPDPTKFLIFSLYDELPKGDYVLEQLSESLNKVNIPQPCSAHSILRKMNFSEPTISEEEKGVNEKRETIAGSEDDDKTSLETAINQTRKEEREVVNAKEAIEGLKDEGISENALILMELLKPLKSGFVWFRETLSWERPRTTLIVIAIVTVIVYKEWVGKAISAGLLVLVAKMIQARQEKLKDKQKEITVCTAFESTASTRENIVSAQYMYMTICQIIQQANVTILKLHSVLVSRAPKHANVMMVGIIGLAILLAVTPLKYLIISAVLHWMIMRSKLGKYIKNNQNKRRVKEWWDSIPPTPVRIVDQCL; encoded by the exons ATGGAGAGGAAGCATCTTTCTTCCATTGCCAACCATGTTCTTCGAACAACTGCACA GGAGCTAGGTACTTCAGTGGAACATTTGGTGGAAGAATTTGAAGCTGGATGGAACCCTGAAGTTGGTGATTATTCTAGGAAATTGATGGAATTTTGCAGCTCAAAAGCCCTTATCAATTTATGTCAAAACATAGAAGAAAGGTTAAACAATGGATCATATAGCCGGTTCACATATGACATGATGCTTGCTTGGGAGAACCCCAGTGGTGCTCTCCTTGAAAAGCCTCAAGCA GAGAACGAAGATTCGAAAATATCCGTAAATTTGCCACCTGAGCAGGATGATATCCCTCTTTTCTATTCAGACTTGATGCCACTCCTC GTTAATGATGAACCAAGTGTTGGGGAAGATGCTTTTGTATGGTTGGGATCATTAGTTCCATTAGTTGCAGATATCGTTAACGGAAGATTCACATTCGAAACCCTGACCGCGCCAACCGGAAACCGGCTCTTTTTCCCTGCATATGATAAGTTCCTAAAGGAGATTGACAA TTTCATGAAGCATTTGCAGAAACAAGCAACACCAAAAGGTGTAGAGTTAGCTGATGATGAATATATATTGCATGTCGAAGGAACGGCTACCACGCAAAGAGTAGTGCGCCATATTGAAGGAACAAGTTGGCCCG GTAGGCTTACGTTGACAAATCATGCTCTCTACTTTGAGGCCTCTGGAGTCTTGACATATGATGATGCACTTAAGATCGATCTTTCGAGGGATATAGAACATGGTGTTAAACCAGCTGCCACAGGTCCATGGGGTGCTCCACTTTTCGACAAAGCCATAATCTATGAGTCACCCGAGTT CCAAGAAGGAGTTCTGCTGGAGTTTCCAGAGATGACAAGCTCCACAAGACGTGATCATTGGCTAGCGCTCACAAAGGAGGTACTGTTAATGCACAaatttttatctaaatttaaGGCGGAAAGTCCGATACAAGCATGGGAGATGCACGCAAGGACCATTTTGAGCATAATAAGGCTTCATGCAGCAAGAGAAATGCTAAGAATCTGTCCACCAGATCCCACAAAATTCTTGATTTTTTCCCTATACGACGAGTTACCTAAGGGGGACTATGTACTCGAACAGCTTTCCGAGAGTCTAAATAAGGTAAATATCCCACAACCGTGTAGTGCACACTCCATACTGAGAAAAATGAACTTCTCGGAGCCAACTATATCGGAAGAAGAAAAAGGAGTGAACGAGAAGAGGGAAACTATTGCAGGCAGCGAAGACGATGATAAGACATCACTAGAGACTGCGATTAATCAAACAAGGAAGGAAGAAAGGGAAGTTGTTAATGCTAAAGAAGCAATTGAAGGGCTGAAAGATGAAGGGATCAGTGAAAATGCTCTCATTCTTATG GAGCTACTAAAGCCACTCAAGAGTGGATTCGTGTGGTTTCGGGAAACACTTTCATGGGAACGACCGCGAACAACCCTTATCGTAATTGCCATAGTTACAGTAATTGTGTACAA GGAGTGGGTTGGCAAGGCGATATCTGCAGGCTTGCTTGTATTGGTGGCAAAAATGATCCAAGCTAGACAAGAAAAGCTCAAAGACAAACAAAAGGAGATAACCGTGTGCACTGCATTCGAGTCGACTGCCTCGACAAGGGAGAACATAGTTTCAGCTCAATATATGTATATGACGATTTGCCAGATAATACAACAAGCGAATGTTACAATTCTGAAATTGCATTCAGTCCTGGTTTCAAGGGCACCCAAG CATGCAAATGTGATGATGGTTGGCATCATTGGTTTGGCGATATTGTTAGCAGTAACTCCATTGAAGTATTTGATAATAAGTGCTGTACTTCATTGGATGATAATGAGGTCAAAGCTAGGGAAGTACATAAAAAATAACCAAAACAAAAGGCGAGTGAAAGAATGGTGGGATTCTATCCCACCTACTCCTGTTCGAATTGTCGATCAATGCCTATGA
- the LOC108467916 gene encoding cation/calcium exchanger 2-like, with amino-acid sequence MGTWVSKSGNKSKRYTIFLNISFLLVACVFLIICFSSSRLVVVLTSSNSQQDCKTLENLDDYKAKCSSLKLNNPCVSQGYIDYLYFFYCNFGTCPLLGHCLLILWLLVLFYLLGNTASEYFCYSLESLSSLLKLSPTLAGVTLLSLGNGAPDVFSSIVSFTDSGTQDIGLNTVLGGAFFVTCVVVGTISTFVHHKHVRVNKPAFVRDVCYLLMVIATLILMLAYGKISLWGAIAFASMYMVYVTLVYVMYVVWDSGDMDKTDSDSSLNVPILNSIEKVELGYVEEGNVKDEHEKGVCLRTSSSCKFLLWILEMPLYLTRRLTIPIACQERWSKPIAVVSVTLAPILLSILWDLQDDNVNLSLTFNSGLVYGTGVFAGTVFGVLAYLKTEKSSPPKNCLLPWLAGGFFMSVIWSYIIAQELVGLLISIGYIIGINQAILGLTVLAWGNSLGDLITNLTMALNGGPQGAQVAISGCYAGPIFNTLFGLGMSLIGSAWYGYPSPVEIPKDPHLLETLGFLIAALIWALLVLPLRHMKLDGVLGGGLFLIYFTSMSLRFIQVVWEPLPNTVSIT; translated from the coding sequence atgGGAACTTGGGTTTCAAAATCTGGGAACAAAAGCAAAAGGTACACAATTTTCTTGAACATTTCATTTCTCTTAGTAGCTTGTGTGTTCTTGATTATATGTTTTAGCTCTTCAAGACTTGTTGTTGTTTTAACCAGCAGCAATAGTCAACAAGATTGTAAGACCTTAGAGAATTTAGATGATTACAAAGCCAAATGTTCTTCCCTTAAACTCAACAACCCATGTGTCTCTCAAGGCTATATTGATTATCTTTACTTTTTTTATTGCAATTTTGGAACATGTCCCCTTTTAGGTCATTGTCTTTTGATCCTTTGGCTCCTTGTGTTGTTCTATCTTTTGGGAAACACAGCTTCTGAGTACTTCTGTTATTCCCTTGAAAGCTTGTCAAGCTTGTTGAAATTGTCTCCTACACTTGCTGGTGTTACACTTTTGTCATTAGGCAATGGTGCCCCTGATGTGTTTTCTAGCATAGTTTCTTTCACGGATAGTGGAACTCAAGATATTGGCTTAAACACAGTTCTGGGTGGTGCTTTTTTTGTAACATGTGTTGTGGTTGGAACCATAAGTACTTTCGTTCACCATAAACATGTCCGAGTTAACAAACCAGCTTTTGTAAGAGATGTATGTTACCTTCTCATGGTTATTGCAACCTTGATTTTGATGTTGGCTTATGGGAAAATCAGTCTTTGGGGAGCAATTGCATTTGCTTCTATGTATATGGTTTATGTTACCCTTGTTTATGTTATGTATGTTGTTTGGGACTCTGGTGATATGGACAAAACGGATTCCGATTCAAGTTTGAATGTACCAATTTTGAACAGTATCGAGAAAGTAGAGCTCGGTTATGTCGAGGAAGGGAATGTGAAAGATGAGCATGAGAAAGGAGTTTGTTTAAGAACATCAAGTTCTTGTAAATTTTTACTTTGGATCCTTGAGATGCCTCTTTATTTAACTAGGAGATTGACAATACCAATTGCTTGCCAAGAAAGATGGTCTAAGCCAATTGCAGTTGTTTCAGTCACATTGGCACCAATTCTCTTATCTATACTTTGGGATCTTCAAGACGACAATGTTAATCTCAGTCTCACCTTCAATTCAGGCTTGGTTTATGGAACCGGGGTCTTTGCCGGAACCGTCTTTGGGGTCCTTGCATATTTGAAAACTGAAAAATCAAGCCCGCCGAAGAACTGTTTGCTCCCGTGGTTAGCTGGAGGGTTCTTCATGAGTGTGATTTGGAGTTACATCATAGCTCAAGAACTAGTCGGCTTACTGATTTCGATCGGCTACATAATCGGAATCAACCAAGCCATCCTCGGTCTCACCGTCCTGGCTTGGGGAAACTCACTTGGTGATCTAATAACCAACTTGACGATGGCATTGAATGGTGGTCCACAAGGTGCACAAGTAGCCATATCAGGCTGTTATGCTGGTCCCATCTTCAACACCCTGTTTGGTTTAGGCATGTCCCTCATTGGTTCTGCCTGGTATGGATACCCTTCACCTGTTGAAATCCCTAAAGACCCTCATCTCCTTGAAACACTGGGTTTCCTAATTGCTGCCTTAATATGGGCACTTTTGGTTCTACCATTGAGACACATGAAGCTTGATGGTGTCCTTGGAGGTGGTCTGTTTCTCATCTACTTCACTTccatgtctttaaggttcatccAAGTAGTTTGGGAACCCTTACCTAATACTGTTTCTATCActtga